The following proteins are encoded in a genomic region of Oryza brachyantha chromosome 11, ObraRS2, whole genome shotgun sequence:
- the LOC102714502 gene encoding basic blue protein-like — MGRYSLGLVVLGLLALAFSTTVMAETHVVGDSKGWDYSVSFDSWADGKVFATGDTLVFNYKPGAHNVLAVDAATYRSCKVSSPDSVAAATGTASFLLKKGANYFICGVAGHCAAGMKLRVVAN, encoded by the exons ATGGGGAGGTACAGTCTTGGCCTTGTGGTTTTAGGGTTGCTGGCCCTTGCGTTTTCGACCACTGTAATGGCCGAAACACACGTCGTTGGAGATTCCAAGGGCTGGGACTACTCCGTGTCGTTCGATAGCTGGGCCGATGGAAAGGTCTTCGCTACTGGTGACACTCTTG TTTTCAACTACAAGCCCGGGGCACACAACGTGCTGGCCGTGGACGCGGCGACGTACAGGAGCTGCAAGGTGAGCAGCCCGgactcggtggcggcggcgacggggacggcgtCGTTCCTCCTCAAGAAGGGCGCCAACTACTTCATctgcggcgtcgccggccacTGCGCCGCCGGCATGAAGCTCCGGGTCGTCGCCAACTGA